A genome region from Blautia coccoides includes the following:
- a CDS encoding CapA family protein, with product MDELEEARKKEREKDRKREALRLKREEELKKKFIRTGIIAAAVLVCVVLGVVSAVRYSKAKEAAAAAEKKKQQEAALAKEQEENIIDFLAVGDNIAHLGMRESGMKESGDWNYDAIYQPVKADVEAADLALVTQETVFVENRDDISGYPSFGTPPEFGDALVDTGFDVVAHATNHILDKGTDSIEYTMKWWKEKHPEIPILGIHQDQEDAEHTTVVQCKALKLAMLDYTYGLNDIPLAEDKSYMVDVFDQEKARADIRKAREEADVVIVVMHVGEEYVQDVDEQTRQWVDLFLEEDVDIVIGSHPHVIRTMETLTGEDGHKMLVYYSLGNFTSTQNDLPSLLGAMAKITIKKDVKTGAIQIPEHEFIPLLMHYNHDSRTYGIYKLNDYTQELADQHTANERNPGEFSISYYKELFEQIKVKGNDDEI from the coding sequence GAAGCGGGAAGCGCTCAGACTGAAACGAGAGGAGGAACTGAAGAAAAAGTTTATACGCACAGGGATCATAGCTGCGGCTGTGCTCGTGTGTGTGGTCCTGGGAGTGGTATCTGCAGTCAGATATTCAAAGGCAAAAGAAGCCGCCGCCGCTGCGGAGAAAAAGAAGCAGCAGGAAGCAGCCCTGGCGAAAGAGCAGGAAGAAAATATCATTGATTTTCTGGCAGTTGGTGACAATATCGCCCATCTGGGCATGAGGGAATCCGGCATGAAGGAGTCGGGAGACTGGAACTATGATGCCATTTACCAGCCAGTGAAAGCAGATGTGGAGGCGGCAGACTTAGCGCTGGTGACACAGGAGACAGTATTTGTGGAGAACCGTGATGATATATCCGGCTACCCCTCCTTTGGAACGCCCCCGGAATTCGGTGACGCGCTGGTGGACACAGGATTTGATGTGGTGGCCCATGCTACCAATCATATTTTGGATAAGGGGACAGATTCCATCGAATATACCATGAAATGGTGGAAGGAGAAGCATCCGGAGATTCCTATACTGGGCATCCACCAGGATCAGGAGGACGCGGAGCATACTACGGTTGTGCAGTGCAAAGCCCTGAAGCTTGCCATGCTTGACTATACTTACGGGCTGAATGATATTCCTCTTGCCGAGGATAAGTCCTACATGGTGGATGTCTTTGATCAGGAAAAAGCCAGGGCGGATATAAGAAAAGCAAGAGAAGAGGCAGATGTGGTCATTGTGGTCATGCATGTGGGAGAGGAATATGTGCAGGATGTGGATGAGCAGACAAGGCAGTGGGTGGATCTGTTTTTGGAGGAGGATGTGGATATTGTCATCGGTTCCCATCCCCACGTGATCAGGACCATGGAAACCCTGACCGGGGAGGATGGGCACAAAATGCTTGTCTACTATTCCCTGGGGAATTTCACCTCCACCCAGAATGATCTGCCAAGCCTTTTGGGAGCCATGGCAAAGATCACCATCAAAAAAGATGTAAAAACCGGGGCCATACAGATTCCGGAACATGAATTTATTCCTCTGCTCATGCACTACAATCATGACAGCCGTACCTATGGCATTTATAAACTGAATGACTATACTCAGGAATTGGCGGATCAGCATACTGCCAATGAGCGTAACCCCGGTGAGTTTTCCATTTCGTACTATAAGGAGCTTTTTGAACAGATCAAAGTAAAAGGGAATGATGACGAAATTTAA
- a CDS encoding 6-phosphofructokinase: MAKKRNIIVGQSGGPTSVINSSLAGVYKNAIERGFDKVYGMLHGIQGLLDEQYVDLSTQIHSELDIELLKRTPSAFLGSCRFKMPEIHEDKAIYEKIFGILNKLDIDAFIYIGGNDSMDTIKKLSDYAILTGQSQKFLGVPKTIDNDLALTDHTPGFGSAAKYIGASTKEVIRDAQGLTYKKNMITIMEIMGRNAGWLTGATALAKTEDCDGPDLIYLPEVSFDIERFLHKVKELLKKKSSIVIAVSEGIKLADGRYVCELGSVGDYVDAFGHKQLQGTATYLANFLAAECGCKTRAVELSTLQRSASHMASRVDIDEAFMVGGAAVKAADEGDTGKMVVIDRVSDDPYMSATGIYDVHRIANEEKLVPRTWMNKDATYVTKDFVDYVKPLIQGDYQPIMVNGLPRHLVLKVKRK, from the coding sequence ATGGCAAAAAAAAGAAATATCATTGTAGGACAATCAGGTGGACCCACATCCGTTATCAACTCCAGTCTTGCAGGCGTATATAAAAACGCAATTGAAAGAGGCTTCGACAAGGTATACGGTATGCTTCACGGAATTCAGGGACTTTTAGACGAGCAGTACGTAGACCTTTCCACACAGATCCATTCCGAGTTGGATATTGAGCTGTTGAAAAGAACGCCGTCCGCATTTTTAGGCTCCTGCCGTTTTAAAATGCCGGAGATACATGAAGATAAGGCAATTTATGAAAAAATATTCGGAATCCTCAACAAGCTGGATATTGATGCATTTATTTATATCGGCGGCAATGATTCCATGGATACGATCAAAAAATTATCTGATTACGCGATTTTAACGGGACAGTCCCAGAAGTTTTTAGGTGTGCCGAAGACCATTGATAATGATCTGGCACTGACAGACCATACACCTGGCTTCGGAAGTGCTGCCAAATATATCGGGGCCTCCACAAAAGAGGTGATCCGTGATGCACAGGGTCTGACCTATAAGAAAAATATGATCACCATTATGGAGATCATGGGACGTAATGCCGGATGGCTGACCGGTGCCACAGCTCTTGCCAAGACAGAAGACTGTGACGGTCCGGATTTGATCTATCTGCCGGAGGTTTCCTTTGATATTGAGAGATTTTTACATAAAGTAAAGGAACTGCTGAAGAAGAAATCTTCTATTGTCATCGCTGTCTCAGAGGGCATTAAGCTGGCTGACGGCCGCTATGTATGTGAGCTTGGCAGCGTGGGAGATTATGTGGATGCCTTTGGCCACAAACAGCTTCAGGGAACAGCCACCTATCTGGCCAATTTCCTGGCAGCAGAGTGTGGATGCAAGACAAGGGCCGTGGAACTCTCCACACTTCAGAGAAGTGCTTCCCATATGGCATCCCGTGTGGATATTGACGAGGCGTTTATGGTAGGCGGTGCTGCTGTCAAAGCGGCAGACGAAGGAGATACAGGCAAGATGGTTGTGATCGACCGTGTGTCTGATGACCCGTACATGAGTGCCACAGGAATCTATGACGTGCACAGGATCGCCAACGAGGAGAAGCTGGTTCCGAGAACCTGGATGAACAAAGACGCCACATATGTGACAAAAGATTTCGTGGACTATGTAAAACCGTTGATCCAGGGAGATTATCAGCCTATCATGGTAAACGGCCTGCCAAGACACCTGGTATTAAAAGTAAAACGGAAATAA